The Tamandua tetradactyla isolate mTamTet1 chromosome 23, mTamTet1.pri, whole genome shotgun sequence genome includes a window with the following:
- the LOC143666599 gene encoding olfactory receptor 8H1-like: MESRNNTSLPGFILFGLTDSEEIQRVHLMIFILIYLIIVLGNTGVILIICLDPQLHTPMYFFLSHLSFLDLCYSMVITPKTLENLMTSNKHISLLGCYSQMYFFIFLGATECFLLSSMAYDRYVAICNPLRYPVVMSMRLCCVLVTGSYMIGFTDSLVTLLCMQSLHFCNSNVIYHFFCDTPPILALSCTDIHDIEITIFILAGSTLIISLMTISVSYGSILSTILKIGSTSGKHKAFSTCASHLLGVTIFYSTTIFTYLKPSKSYYLGKDQVASIFYTMVIPMLNPLIYSLRNKEVKNAVIRVMQKREDSRQLK; encoded by the coding sequence ATGGAAAGTAGGAATAACACAAGTCTGCCTGGCTTCATCCTTTTTGGACTGACAGATTCTGAAGAGATCCAGAGAGTTCACCTTATGATATTTATCCTCATATATCTGATTATTGTGCTGGGAAATACAGGGGTGATACTCATAATCTGTCTGGACCCCCAGCTTCACACCccaatgtattttttcctcagtcaCCTTTCATTCCTTGACCTTTGTTACTCAATGGTCATCACCCCTAAGACCTTAGAGAACTTAATGACTTCCAACAAGCATATTTCATTATTGGGCTGCTACAGTCAGAtgtacttttttatcttcttggGTGCCACTGagtgtttccttctctcttcaatggcctatgaccgctatgtagcCATCTGCAATCCTCTTCGCTACCCAGTTGTCATGTCCATGAGACTCTGTTGTGTCCTTGTTACTGGGTCTTACATGATTGGCTTCACTGACTCCTTGGTCACTCTTCTTTGCATGCAGAGTTTGCATTTCTGCAACTCCAATGTAATCTATCATTTCTTCTGTGACACACCCCCAATTTTAGCCCTTTCTTGCACTGACATTCATGACATTGAAATCACAATATTCATTCTTGCTGGCTCCACCCTAATTATTTCCCTTATGACAATCTCTGTATCCTATGGGTCCATTCTGTCCACTATCCTGAAAATTGGTTCCACATCAGGAAAGCACAAAGCCTTCTCTACTTGTGCTTCCCACCTCCTGGGAGTCACCATCTTTTACAGTACtacaatttttacttatttaaaaccaTCTAAGTCTTACTACTTGGGAAAGGATCAAGTGGCCTCCATTTTTTATACTATGGTGATCCCCATGCTGAATCCACTCATTTATAGTCTTAggaacaaagaagtgaaaaatgctgTCATTAGAGTCATGCAGAAGAGAGAGGACTCCAGGCAATTGAAGTGA